A genomic window from Enoplosus armatus isolate fEnoArm2 chromosome 18, fEnoArm2.hap1, whole genome shotgun sequence includes:
- the surf4 gene encoding surfeit locus protein 4 — MGQEDLMNTAEDVADQFLRVTKQYLPHLARLCLISTFLEDGIRMWFQWNEQRDYIEATWSCGYFLATCFVLLNLIGQLGGCVLILSRNFVQYACFGLFGIIALQTVAYSILWDLKFLMRNLALGGGLLLLLAESRSEGKSMFAGVPSMGESSPKQYMQLGGRVLLVLMFMTLLHFDSNFFSILQNMVGTALIILVAIGFKTKLAALTLVIWLLAINVYFNAFWTIPAYKPMHDFLKYDFFQTTSVIGGLLLVVALGPGGVSMDEKKKEW; from the exons ATGGGGCAGGAGGATCTCATGAACACAGCCGAAGACGTGGCAGACCAG TTCCTGCGGGTAACCAAACAGTACTTGCCCCACCTGGCGCGTCTGTGTCTCATCAGCACCTTCCTGGAAGATGGCATCCGCATGTGGTTCCAGTGGAATGAGCAGAGAGACTACATCGAGGCTACCTGGAGCTGTGGCTACTTCCTGGCTACGTGCTTTGTGCTGCTTAACCTCATAGGACAGCTGG GTGGTTGTGTCCTCATCCTCAGTAGAAATTTTGTACAGTATGCCTGCTTTGGACTGTTTGGCATCATAGCGCTACAG ACTGTTGCATACAGCATTTTATGGGACCTTAAATTTTTGATGAG aaACCTCGCCCTCGGAGGTGGTCTGCTCCTTCTGCTGGCCGAGTCTCGTTCAGAAGGAAAGAGCATGTTTGCTGGAGTCCCCTCCATGGGAGAGAGTTCGCCAAAGCAGTACATGCAGCTAGGTGGTCGAGTACTGCTGGTGCTCATGTTCATGACTCTGCTGCACTTTGACTCCAACTTCTTCTCT ATCCTGCAGAACATGGTTGGAACTGCCCTCATCATCCTGGTGGCCATCGGCTTTAAAACCAAGCTAGCAGCGTTGACCCTTGTCATTTGGCTCCTGGCTATCAATGTCTACTTCAACGCATTCTGGACCATCCCCGCCTACAAGCCCATGCACGACTTCCTCAAGTACGACTTCTTCCAGACCACCTCGGTCATCGGCGGTCTGCTCTTGGTGGTGGCACTTGGACCCGGTGGAGTGTCCATggatgagaaaaagaaagagtggtAG
- the surf2 gene encoding surfeit locus protein 2 — protein sequence MDELPADLRVFLLNHPFLQLTDGKKIKCTLNGHEFPCCLTELQKFTHGKKYEKLSATAEFSYSQYEPHIVPSTKQPNQLFCKLTLRHLNRQPHHVLRHVNGKRFKKALSKYEECVRQGIEFAPARLQQKRPRDTGEEVNRGRTPKHGNSSWEPSSSDEDHSDSEDSMSDLYPTSMFTLKNTAEESMEGDGGEEEDDFQTDEDEEMEVDKQVLQKRKKVQGGGFQKKFRNNHWKSGRKKRGKVQSEK from the exons ATGGATGAATTACCTGCGGACCTCAGAGTTTTTCTTCTTAACCACCCCTTTCTTCAGCTTACAGATGGCAAAAAG ATCAAATGCACTCTGAATGGCCATGAGTTTCCATGCTGCCTGACGGAGCTACAGAAGTTCACTCATGGGAAGAAATATGAGAAACTGAGTGCTACAGCAGAGTTCAGTTACAGCCAGTATGAACCACATATTGTGCCAAGCACAAAACAACC caatCAGCTGTTCTGTAAGCTGACCCTCAGACACCTCAACCGGCAGCCGCATCATGTGCTCAGACATGTTAACGGGAAACGCTTCAAGAAAGCCCTCTCCAAAT ATGAAGAGTGTGTGCGGCAAGGGATTGAATTCGCTCCAGCCAGACTCCAGCAGAAAAGGCCCAGAGACACCGGAGAGGAGGTCAATCGGGGGAGGACCCCGAAACACGGGAACAGCTCGTGGGAACCCTCATCCAGTGACGAGGATCACAGTGACTCAGAAGACAGCATGAGTGACCTCTACCCTA CATCTATGTTCACTTTAAAAAACACGGCAGAGGAGAGTATGGAGGGTGACGggggtgaggaggaagatgactTCCAAACAGATGAAGACGAGGAAATGGAGGTGGACAAGCAGGTGCTGCAGAAACGCAAGAAG GTCCAGGGTGGTGGTTTTCAAAAGAAATTCAGAAACAACCACTGGAAATCAGGACGTAAGAAACGTGGAAAAGTGCAAAGTGAAAAGTAA
- the bbln gene encoding bublin coiled-coil protein produces MSGPNGDPNMSIDDGIINDEDDFGDEEEYEAINSMLDQINSYLDDLEERNDSLNGKLHELMESNRQARLDFRAQLSGPKTQEEHCPADGDSPSPSKEDLNEDNGAGK; encoded by the exons ATGTCTGGACCAAATGGAGATCCTAACATGTCGATTGACGATGGTATTATCAACGACGAAGATGATTTCGGCGATGAAGAAG AGTATGAAGCCATCAACTCCATGCTTGATCAGATCAACTCCTATCTTGATGACCTGGAAGAACGGAATGATTCACTTAATGGCAAATTGCATGAACTAATGGAGTCAAACCGGCAAGCCCGGCTGGATTTTAGGGCCCAACTGTCTGGCCCCAAGACCCAGGAGGAGCATTGCCCTGCAGACGGGGACTCCCCCTCACCCAGCAAGGAAGACCTGAACGAGGACAATGGGGCCGGCAAATGA
- the ciz1a gene encoding cdkn1a interacting zinc finger protein 1a, translating to MRGFGMGGQQFRQFFAAGPRSSLLGPVPMGMAMKSPIRGYPAARPYHPHARYYNSNTTTASSSSLSSSSSITTTDAAARQPDRKRDSEQMAAGSTDDQPADSSTIEASDKTETDGAVGGEDGLTQPSEEQLEEPVVKKQRTEGSEEPKQRCVVETFTIADTDGEVLSSECNSNTEDSQPEDCIILEERGSTVGSDVVEALEESRATEVHSCSSASSPSGRLIEDEQQDNLPPEEMHVQGEDAPMASPDNQEEGEEGVANKFYCYLCSITCHNQQNFRSHMNSVSHQQRMMEIQHMSNACLVTLLPRVQESLQGGNKDGEKKADMKHWCATCHTHFTSSIMDHRRTEEHKLANRTAISSCTVCKKHFRTSQIFVEHLQSQEHRQKVEKEKEGCEALGKLTAMDTDGFSLEEVEGSEVEEGEERQSSEGDQECSVKQDGWPSLKEVTLKDMDSDEQYDPDTVYGSSFFVPVAGFICRLCNKFYHFESSALHTHCKSLKHFENLKSYRELLSQKGEAVESSRESHLAADNLRPVTETTTYCLDENSLSDDAGLPKLLNSMQPIITLTRLNMQIENQQQEEQAELDPTSQDFITTSATSTESTDQGLTLHRKEEETTSKASVVQENLAEPGSSEEPESAAPVEDANEEEKEKEAPAVPGKKNSTGKAKPTTKRRSGRATNRR from the exons ATGCGGGGCTTTGGGATGGGTGGACAGCAGTTTCGCCAGTTCTTCGCAGCTGGCCCCCGATCGTCTCTGCTCGGGCCGGTTCCCATGGGCATGGCCATGAAGTCCCCCATCAGGGGTTACCCAGCTGCTCGACCGTACCACCCGCATGCTCGCTACTACAACAGCAACACCACcacagcctcttcctcctccttgtcctcctcctcctccatcactacCACA GACGCTGCAGCTCGCCagccagacaggaagagggacagCGAGCAGATGGCAGCAGGGAGCACAGACGACCAGCCAGCAGATAGCAGTACCATCGAAGCCAGTGACAAGACTGAAACAG ATGGTGCAGTGGGGGGAGAGGATGGACTCACACAGCCCTCTGAGGAGCAACTTGAAGAACCTGTAGTTAAGAAGCAGAGAACAGAGGG gtcAGAGGAGCCCAAACAACGGTGTGTTGTTGAGACTTTCACTATTGCAGATACAGACGGGGAAGTTCTTTCTTCAGAGTGTAACAGCAACACAGAGGACAGCCAGCCTGAAG ACTGCATCATTCTGGAAGAAAGAGGCTCCACAGTGGGATCAGATGTTGTAGAGGCgctggaggagagcagagctACTGAG GTGCACAGCTGTTCGTCGGCCTCGTCCCCATCTGGCAGGCTGATTGAAGATGAGCAGCAGGATAATTTACCCCCGGAGGAGATGCACGTGCAGGGTGAAGACGCCCCTATGGCTTCACCAGACAAccaggaagaaggagaggagggtgtAGCCAACAAGTTCTACTGCTACCTCTGCAGCATCACCTGCCACAACCAGCAA AACTTCAGGAGTCATATGAACAGTGTTTCCCACCAGCAGAGGATGATGGAGATCCAACACATGAGCAACGCATGCCTGGTCACCCTGCTGCCTCGAGTGCAGGAGTCTCTACAGGGAGGAAACAAAGATGG agagaagaaagcagaCATGAAGCATTGGTGCGCCACCTGTCACACCCACTTCACCAGCAGCATCATGGACCACCGTCGCACAGAAGAGCACAAA CTTGCCAATAGAACGGCCATCTCCTCCTGCACAGTCTGCAAGAAACACTTCAGGACCTCCCAGATTTTTGTGGAGCACTTGCAGTCCCAGgagcacagacagaaagtggAGAAG GAAAAGGAGGGCTGTGAGGCCTTGGGCAAGCTGACTGCCATGGACACTGACGGCTTTTCATTGGAAGAGGTGGAGGGcagtgaggtggaggagggagaggaaagacagagcagTGAAGGAGATCAAGAGTGCTCCGTGAAACAG GATGGCTGGCCCTCCCTTAAAGAAGTAACTCTAAAGGACATGGACAGTGATGAGCAGTATGACCCTGACACAGTCTACG GGTCCAGCTTTTTTGTTCCGGTAGCGGGTTTTATCTGCAGACTCTGCAACAAGTTTTACCACTTTGAATCTTCTGCCCTGCACACCCACTGCAAATCACTGAAGCACTTTGAGAACCTCAAG AGTTACAGAGAGTTGCTGAGTCAAAAAGGGGAAGCTGTTGAATCTTCCAGAGAGTCTCACCTAGCCGCAGACAACCTCAGGCCTGTAACAGAAACCACCACATACTGTTTGGATGAAAATTCCCTGTCTGATGATGCTGGTTTACCTAAACTCCTAAACTCCATGCAGCCTATCATTACACTCACTCGGCTGAACATGCAGATAGAAAACCAGCAACAGGAGGAACAAGCAGAACTTGACCCAACCTCACAGGACTTCATCACCACCTCAGCAACCAGCACTGAGAGCACGGACCAAGGCCTCACCCTCCACCGTAAGGAGGAAGAGACCACATCCAAGGCCTCAGTAGTTCAGGAGAATCTAGCTGAGCCTGGCAGCAGCGAGGAGCCAGAGTCAGCAGCTCCTGTTGAGGATGCtaatgaagaggagaaggagaaggaagctCCTGCTGTTCCTGGGAAAAAGAACAGCACTGGAAAGGCAAAACCCACAACCAAACGCAGGTCAGGGAGGGCCACAAACAGACGCTGA